The following are encoded in a window of Anopheles stephensi strain Indian chromosome X, UCI_ANSTEP_V1.0, whole genome shotgun sequence genomic DNA:
- the LOC118508061 gene encoding uncharacterized protein LOC118508061: MFATVWSPGKLVFVAFLLAASAISADVYPAHKPHVRQPRGLGFFHKITHLGSLLYQQYNDTTYTLKNVYDLLSNEFTDTFTTTTPDPRTTSTTPDPSTSTTPKYRISRAELGRILNRNYRGLQKLFRLEWNDAWNQTKYNIDDYKRELKNSAFPPSNKTAGPINVNLTVEVNADIIKP, encoded by the exons ATGTTTGCCACCGTTTGGAGCCCGGGGAAGCTTGTGTTTGTTGCGTTCCTGCTAGCGGCCAGTGCCATCAGTGCCGATGTGTATCCCGCTCACAAACCA CATGTCAGACAGCCTCGAGGATTGGGGTTCTTTCACAAGATAACGCACCTCGGTTCGTTGCTGTATCAGCAGTACAATGACACCACCTACACGCTGAAGAACGTCTACGATCTGCTTAGCAATGAGTTCACGGACACCTTCACCACGACAACACCGGAC CCTCGCACAACGTCAACTACACCGGATCCATCCACTAGTACAACACCGAAGTATCGAATCTCACGGGCTGAGTTAGGACGCATCCTGAACCGTAACTACCGCGGTCTACAGAAACTGTTTCGACTCGAATGGAACGATGCGTGGAAT CAAACCAAGTACAACATCGATGACTACAAGCGAGAGCTAAAGAACTCGGCATTTCCACCAAGCAACAAGACGGCCGGTCCGATCAATGTCAACCTAACGGTGGAGGTTAATGCGGACATCATCAAACCTTAA
- the LOC118508162 gene encoding cecropin-B isoform X2 → MNFTKLFILVAIAVLVIVGVQPVDGAPRWKFGKRLEKLGRNVFRAAKKALPVVAGYKALG, encoded by the exons ATGAACTTCACGAAGCTCTTCATTCTGGTGGCGATCGCGGTGCTAGTGATCGTTGGTGTACAGCCGGTAGATGGTGCGCCCCGTTGGAAGTTTGGCAAGCGGTTG gaAAAACTTGGACGTAATGTGTTCCGGGCTGCTAAGAAAGCGCTGCCGGTCGTTGCCGGATACAAAGCACTTGGATAA
- the LOC118508162 gene encoding cecropin-B isoform X1, giving the protein MNFTKLFILVAIAVLVIVGVQPVDGAPRWKFGKRKNLDVMCSGLLRKRCRSLPDTKHLDKWSGPELEPPSIKNHPLATIN; this is encoded by the exons ATGAACTTCACGAAGCTCTTCATTCTGGTGGCGATCGCGGTGCTAGTGATCGTTGGTGTACAGCCGGTAGATGGTGCGCCCCGTTGGAAGTTTGGCAAGCG gaAAAACTTGGACGTAATGTGTTCCGGGCTGCTAAGAAAGCGCTGCCGGTCGTTGCCGGATACAAAGCACTTGGATAAATGGAGCGGACCTGAGCTGGAACCACCATCGATTAAGAACCACCCGCTAGCGACAATTAATTAA